A stretch of Castanea sativa cultivar Marrone di Chiusa Pesio chromosome 2, ASM4071231v1 DNA encodes these proteins:
- the LOC142625583 gene encoding patatin-like protein 1 — protein sequence MDKTASSSSFKIQPPSHGNLVTILSIDGGGVRGIIPGVILAYLESQLQELDGKEVRLADYFDVVAGTSTGGLIAGMLVAPNENNRPLFAAKDIVPFYLENSPKIFPQASGIFASAVNLVKILTGPKYDGKYLHKLIRKELGDTKFHQTLTNLVVPTFDIKKLQPTIFSSFQLTNHPILDAALSDICIGTSAAPTFFPAYYFSNQDRHGSVRDFNLVDGGVTANNPTLIAISEVTKQIINKNPDFLPIKPMAYDRLLVISIGTGSNTSEQKYNSKTASKWGVISWLYDNGDSPLIDCYSDSSKDMVDYHNCVVFQALHSENNYLRIDIDTLHGNLSSVDVSTKKNLENLVKVGEQLLENTVTRLNLDTGRYEPIENGGTNEAALKRFAKSLSDEKKLRDSKSQSNEGAK from the exons ATGGACAAAActgcatcatcatcatccttcAAAATTCAACCTCCATCACATGGAAATttggttacaattcttagtatTGATGGAGGAGGTGTTAGAGGGATCATTCCTGGAGTCATTCTTGCTTACCTCGAGTCTCAACTTCAG GAGCTAGATGGCAAGGAAGTAAGGCTTGCCGATTACTTTGATGTAGTTGCTGGGACAAGTACAGGCGGTCTCATTGCAGGCATGTTAGTAGCACCAAATGAAAATAATCGACCTTTATTTGCTGCCAAAGATATCGTACCATTTTACCTTGAGAACTCTCCCAAAATCTTCCCGCAGGCAAg TGGAATATTTGCGTCAGCTGTGAATCTAGTGAAAATTTTAACGGGACCCAAATATGATGGAAAGTATCTTCACAAGCTCATAAGAAAGGAATTAGGGGACACGAAGTTTCACCAAACCTTGACAAATCTAGTCGTTCCAACATTTGACATCAAGAAACTTCAGCCCACTATTTTTTCCTCATTTCAG TTGACAAACCATCCAATCTTAGACGCTGCATTATCAGACATATGTATAGGCACCTCAGCAGCCCCAACTTTTTTTCCTGCCTACTATTTTAGTAACCAAGATAGACATGGAAGCGTGCGAGATTTCAACCTTGTTGATGGTGGTGTGACTGCCAATAATccg ACACTGATCGCTATCAGTGAAGTGACCAAACAGATTATTAACAAGAATCCAGATTTCTTGCCAATTAAGCCCATGGCCTATGATCGTTTGCTTGTGATCTCAATAGGGACGGGCTCAAACACAAGTGAACAAAAATACAATTCTAAAACTGCTTCAAAGTGGGGTGTGATATCTTGGTTATATGACAATGGGGACAGTCCATTGATAGATTGTTACAGTGATTCAAGCAAGGATATGGTTGATTACCACAATTGTGTGGTTTTTCAAGCTCTTCATTCTGAAAATAACTACCTTCGAATAGAT ATTGATACGCTACACGGTAATTTGTCTTCTGTTGATGTGTCTACGAAGAAGAACTTGGAAAATCTAGTGAAAGTGGGCGAACAGTTGCTAGAGAATACAGTTACTCGCCTAAATTTGGATACTGGTCGCTATGAACCAATTGAAAATGGAGGAACCAATGAGGCAGCACTAAAAAG GTTTGCCAAATCACTTTCGGATGAGAAGAAACTCCGAGACTCAAAATCGCAAAGCAACGAAGGTGCAAAGTAG